A region from the Pempheris klunzingeri isolate RE-2024b chromosome 17, fPemKlu1.hap1, whole genome shotgun sequence genome encodes:
- the LOC139216266 gene encoding uncharacterized protein: MFLAACRPSWLHWAAHSDLIRLPPSTCPPAPAPQYLPPSTCPPVPAPQHLPPSTCPQYLPPSTCPPVPVPQHLPPSTCPPVPAPQYLSPAPVPQYLSPVPAPQYLPPSTCPQYLPPSTCPPAPAPQHLSPSTCPQHLPPAPVPSTCPPAPVPQHLPPAPVPQHLPPSTRPQYPPPVPVPSTCPPVPAPQHLPPVPAPQYPPPVPVPSTCPPAPAPQYLPPSTCPQYPSPVPAPSTRPQHLPPVPVPSTCPPAPVPSTCPQYPSPAPAPSTRPQYLPPSTRPQHLPPVPVPSTCPQYPSPAPAPSTRPQHLPPVPVPSTRPQYPSPVPAPQYLPPCLLQVPGGLKA, encoded by the exons atgttTCTGGCTgcctgtcggccatcttggctccaCTGGGCAGCG CACAGTGACCTCATCCGCCTGCCCCCCAGCACCTGCCCCCCAGCACCTGCCCCCCAGTACCTGCCCCCCAGCACCTGCCCCCCAGTACCTGCCCCCCAGCACCTGCCCCCCAGCACCTGTCCCCAGTACCTGCCCCCCAGCACCTGCCCCCCAGTACCTGTCCCCCAGCACCTGCCCCCCAGCACCTGCCCCCCAGTACCTGCCCCCCAGTACCTGTCCCCAGCACCTGTCCCCCAGTACCTGTCCCCAGTACCTGCCCCCCAGTACCTGCCCCCCAGTACCTGTCCCCAGTACCTGCCCCCCAGCACCTGCCCCCCAGCACCTGCCCCCCAGCACCTGTCCCCCAGCACCTGTCCCCAGCACCTGCCCCCAGCACCTGTCCCCAGCACCTGCCCCCCAGCACCTGTCCCCCAGCACCTGCCCCCAGCACCTGTCCCCCAGCACCTGCCCCCCAGTACCCGTCCCCAGTACCCGCCCCCAGTACCCGTCCCCAGTACCTGCCCCCCAGTACCTGCCCCCCAGCACCTGCCCCCAGTACCCGCCCCCCAGTACCCGCCCCCAGTACCCGTCCCCAGTACCTGCCCCCCAGCACCTGCCCCCCAGTACCTGCCCCCCAGCACCTGCCCCCAGTACCCGTCCCCAGTACCTGCCCCCAGTACCCGTCCCCAGCACCTGCCCCCAGTACCCGTCCCCAGTACCTGCCCCCCAGCACCCGTCCCCAGCACCTGCCCCCAGTACCCGTCCCCAGCACCTGCCCCCAGTACCCGTCCCCAGTACCTGCCCCCCAGCACCCGTCCCCAGCACCTGCCCCCAGTACCCGTCCCCAGTACCTGCCCCCAGTACCCGTCCCCAGCACCTGCCCCCAGTACCCGTCCCCAGCACCTGCCCCCAGTACCCGTCCCCAGCACCCGCCCCCAGTACCCGTCCCCAGTACCTGCCCCCCAGTACCTGCCCCCCTGTTTACTGCAGGTTCCAGGTGGTCTAAAAGCTTAG